The genomic region CATAAACCAAAATACTCCACATAATAATTCTTTTTATTAATTGTAACCACCCAATCAAACTTCAATTTTGATGTTGACGGTAAATGAGGAAATACCTCTTTGTAATATGGTCCTTTTCCAAATGAAAAGTTATTCTCAATTAACCAGTCAGCAATATTTTTTTCTATTACAGAATCCCATTTTTCACCGTTTCTATCTATGAGGTGTTTGTTTTCCATTAAATAAGATTCACGATAATTCGGTCCATACATATTCCTCAAATGATATTCTTTCATATAAATTTTTTCACATTTTTCACACCATCTATGTATGTGAGCAATACTCTCATGGTTCATACGAAATTCAGCGATAGTCTTCCATGTCTCACATTTTCCGCAATATTTTAATCCTTCTCCCAGCATTTCGGAGACTAATTTTCTGGTAAGCACTCCCTTTTTCCTTGACTGTACTTCCTGAAATTCCTTGTAACAAGTGATACACATCGTCCTAAAGGAGTTACGTGTTATAAAGAAGTTGCTTCTATTTTCTTTCAATATTTTATGGCATCTTTTACACTCTCGATAACCTGGAGAAACCTGATATTTATATAACTTATTCTTTCTGTTTAAATTCAAGTTTTTTGTTGCATACGCTCTTATTGTCTCCCATTTTCTTGGATGTAGTATCCTACAAATTTCTTCTTCATCTTCATAATAAAAATTATTTCTCAAATATTCTTTTTCCCATTTTTTCCATTTTCTCTTTTTTGATTGTCTTAATAAACCTAATTCCTTCCTCCTGTATGATACAGCATTCTTAGTCCTGCCCAACTTTTTTGCTAATTCTTTATCACTCAAACTGTTACAATGCTTAATAATCAGCGAGTCTTCCTCTTCCTTCCAAAATAAATTATTTGGAGTAAGTCCTGCTTCAATTAAAACCTCATTCCAATTTTCAAAGTGATTCCTATATTGACTGGAAGAGGGATAACCCTCTTTCTTTTTCATTTCATCTCTTTTTGGTACTCTCCCACCATGTTCCTCTACCCAACGTAAAAGTTCATTAATTAGAAAATCCTTTTTCATTTTTATCCCCTCTATACTAAGTTTTTTATTATTAACAAATACTGAAATAAATACAAAAAAAGGTGCATGGCTTCTGCCACGCACCTTACCAAGCATTATTCCTTTGTTTCAACTTCTCAATTGCTAACTGAACTTTATCCAAATCACTCAATCCATTTGGCTCATTAGGAGTTGTATGGATATGTGCTACCCTTCTATAGTTTATTCCCGTCTCATATCCCATAAGAACGTATATCGCACGCTTCCTATCTCCATTTTCTTGCCAATCTACGTCACCATAAACAACCCGATAATAAGCACCAGTACTGTGCTGGGGTGCTGGAATATCAGTAAAGTCAATCGCTTCTTGATGGATTGCCACAATAAACCCCTCCAATATAGCTAGTTTACAACATAAAAAACTCACACGATATTCCTAAATATAAGTTAATTACCCACATAATCGTAATTAGAAAATAGCAGATTATTTTAAATTAAACATTGGTATGATTTTAAGATTGCTTGATTATCAATTCCATTTATCTTTTTCAACTAACGCACCACTAGATAACAATTAGAAATGACTGTTATTATAACCCAATCCCTTTATTCGTGACTTACACCTGTAAAAATTTCGGATTCACACTTCATATTTTAGGTCTAAAAACCTTTGATAAGCTGCCTCATCTTGAAACATTTTGAAATATTCAATATCCCTTTGGGCATTCAGTATTTGGTATTGTTTAGCCCTGTCTGAATTGTCAGGAATTTGGGATGATATCAACCCATTAATCAATTCTGTTAATGGTTCACCGATCGCTTTCTTGAAATTAAACCCTAATAGTTGAAGAATATTGAACGTTTCTTTTGAAAGTAAAGGCTTAAACGCTTCAAGATTTTGCAAATTCTCCTCGGGATTTTCTTGATCGCTATTTTTAATTAATCTTTCTAATAAAGGTAAAATATTAGTTGTAATATATTTAATATCTTCTTCAGAAATTTTCTCGGATACCAGTTGCTCATCATAGGTTTGAGCGATTGATATTAATTCGTTCTTCTCAGCAATTAGGTTATTAATGATTTCTTCTAGATTATTAATCGTTTCTTCTTTATTATTTTTTGCTTTAGATGTTCTTATTTTATCACCGATTGCTTGTGTACTGCTTTGAGCTAAATATTTTGCAAGAGAAACACTTGCTTTGAGTAATTCTTGATTATCCATCATGCAAGATTACCTCCTTTTTTCTCCACAACATAATCATTCGACAATAAAGAAGCCTCCCCTTCAACATATTTAATTCAACTTAAAATATTATAATGATTGCATAACTGCCCAACATCCAAATTGCTTTCATATAATTACACTTATCCGAATGTTTTTAAGAGAATTTATATCTGAGACAATAACTCAGGTATAAACGCTTCAATTGATGGAAATGTTGTATTTGAGGTGATAAATATGCTTGTCATAGAGGTTGTTCTTGGATTTTTGTTAGCTTATTTGTTCGTTAATTTCTACATGAATAAAAAGAAGGATGACTACCAAACACAACTACTGGCTCACCATATTAATAAAAGCGAGGAAATGAAAAGAACACTTGCTATGGGGCTTTATATGAGGTTTAAAAAAGAAGACGAAGAAGATAAACACTTATCATCTTCCTACATAAAACAAAATCCAATTATGTTTGAATCATTTGTTGCTGAGGTTATAGAAAGTGCAA from Bacillus marinisedimentorum harbors:
- a CDS encoding homing endonuclease associated repeat-containing protein, which translates into the protein MLGKVRGRSHAPFFVFISVFVNNKKLSIEGIKMKKDFLINELLRWVEEHGGRVPKRDEMKKKEGYPSSSQYRNHFENWNEVLIEAGLTPNNLFWKEEEDSLIIKHCNSLSDKELAKKLGRTKNAVSYRRKELGLLRQSKKRKWKKWEKEYLRNNFYYEDEEEICRILHPRKWETIRAYATKNLNLNRKNKLYKYQVSPGYRECKRCHKILKENRSNFFITRNSFRTMCITCYKEFQEVQSRKKGVLTRKLVSEMLGEGLKYCGKCETWKTIAEFRMNHESIAHIHRWCEKCEKIYMKEYHLRNMYGPNYRESYLMENKHLIDRNGEKWDSVIEKNIADWLIENNFSFGKGPYYKEVFPHLPSTSKLKFDWVVTINKKNYYVEYFGLWDTNIKVGWVAKYTKKAKKKIRLMYKNQNFSQFIIIFPNYLKTKKLEDIFRK